The Candidatus Bathyarchaeota archaeon nucleotide sequence CTGTGGCGCCTGACCCGCCGATGTTGTGGGTTAACCCGACTTGTGCATCTTTTACTTGACGCTTATCAGCTTGCCCTGTCAATTGCAGATACATTTCATAAGCTTGCGCGGTTCCCGTGGCTCCTACTGGGTGACCTTTAGATTTTAAGCCTCCGCTGGTATTAACGGGAATACAGCCATCCAACGCTGTTGCTCCACGGTCAACGAATTTGCCTGCTTCACCCGGTTTGCAAAAACCAAGGTCTTCATAAGCGATTAACTCTGCAATGGTAAAGCAGTCATGGACTTCGGCAAGGTTAACCTGCTGCGGTGTGATGCCTGCCATTTTGTAGGCTTCTTGTGAGGCAAGTTTAGTGGATTTTAGTGAGGTTAAGCTATCGCGTTCGTAGAGTCCTATGGCGTCTGTTGCTTGACCGCTACCCACTATGTGGACGGGTTGGTCGGCGTATTTTTTGGCTAATTCAGGCTTGGTAAGTATGATACAACTTGCACCGTCTGTGATTAGGCTGCAATCGTAGAGTTTAAGCGGCCACGCCACATACTTTGAACCCAACACGGTCTCCAATGGGACCTCTTTTTGCATGTGTGCTTTGGGGTTTAAGGAGCCATTATGATGATTTTTAACGGCTACTTTGCCGAATTGAGCTTCAGTTGTGCCATACGCGTTCATGTGAGCGGTTGCCATCATCGCAAATAATCCTGGAAAAGTGATGCCGTGGAACTGCTCAAATGGGTAATCAGCGGCCATTGCAAGGTACTCGGTGACTTCAGCGGTTGTGCGATGAGTCATTTTTTCAACGCCCCCCACGATAACCACATCGGTTAAGCCTGAAAGCACAGCGTAAATACCGGTTCTGAGCGCGGCTCCTGAGCTTCCACATGCCGCTTCAACACGGGTTGCTGCGATTCCTCGGAGTCCAATCCAGTCGGCTATGGTTGCGCCTGTGTGGCCTTGGTGCTCATAGTTTTCTCCCATGTGCCCGATGAACATGGCTTTTATGTCATTTTTGGGGTCAAGTTTTGGGCATCGGCTGAATGCTTCGGATGCGGCTTCGGTGAAGATTTCGCGGTTTAGGACGCCTTCACGTTTGCCAAACTTGGACATTCCGGCGCCGATTATGCTGACTAATGGTTTACCGTTCAAACCAGATTAACCTCTCTCTGATGCCTTTAGAAAAGTACAATGGCAACATAAAAACCATTAACCCAAAAAACAAGTTTCTTTTTAAACAGGATTCAGAAAAGCCACTTAACCATCAACCTTTCTATTTGCCGCCTATTAGGCTCCAAATAGTTGATCTATGCAGAAACTATAGAGGGGAGAGAGCTAATGGCGCATTTTCAAACCAAAAACAGGTCAACAAGTTAGTCTTTTGTCACTATCACTTTCAAAGGCTTCTGAGTCATATCATTTGCCGTCTCCAAAGCTTTCTCAAACTCGCCAAGCTTAAACCTGTGCGTAACCAAGCTTTTCACGTCCACGAGTTTTTGGGCAATCAACTCCACCGCCTTTGGATACTGCACAGGAGAAATATAAAACGTTGAAAACATTACCTCATCGGCATCCTCCAAATTCAAAAACCCCTTAGACTCACCAACCAACGCTACCCTACCAGTTTTCTTAGCCAGAAACGGGGTCTGCTCAACAGTTTGCAGTGTTCCAGCGGCTTCAATCACAAAATCTGAGCCATACTGGGTAAGTTTACGCACAGCTTTGATTACATCAGTGGTTTTAGCGTTTATAGTTGCGTCTGCCCCAAACTTTTCTGAGAGCGCCAAACGATAATCCTCCACATCCACAGCAATAACACGGCAACCCTTTAGTCGTGCAATCTGTGTCATTAACAATCCAACCGCGCCCTGTCCAACAACGGTTACCCAATCACCCAAATTCGGTTTAAACTCATCCAAAACCCGTAGCGCCAACGCTACAGGCTCAATAATCGCGGCTTCATCATCACTGACGCCATCAGGAATAGGAATTAAGCTTCGGGGCGGCATTGCTTTAGATTCTGCAAAAAAGCCGTCACGGGTTAATCCATAGAATTTTCCTTTAACGCAGTATGTTGGTTGCCCACGCAGACAAAAATGGCAATGACCACAATTGACAATGGGAATCATGACAACGCGCTCGCCTGTGTCTTGGCGGGTTCCAAAGGCGTCGTGTCCGATGATTCTGCCTTTTTTCATCCATTTCCAGTCGCCCCGATAAAAGTGCAGGTCTGTTCCGCAGATGTTTCCTGCCTCAAAATTCACCAAAACATTGTTTGCTTTGATTTTGGGTTCAGCAACGTCTTCAATGCGGATTTTGTATGGACCATGATAAACGGCTGCTTTCAAAAATTATCACCATAGAACAGAAGTTCCCAAATCCTTTTAGCGTTTGCGGTAACCCTAAATAACCAACAATGAATACACTCTGCGGATGGTTGCATTGAATCTGGATGAGTTCAGTAAAGAAAAGCTGTGGCAAATTATAGTTGAAACAGTTCATATGTCCGTAATGTACCCTACACATAAAGCCTACACAAGAAACAAGATTTTGCCAGAAACCCCCGAGATAACCGCAAAGGAGCTTGCCCTTCAATTGAATATGCCTTTAGCTGAAGGCTTGGTTATTTTAAGTGAGCTGTCTGAAGAGCAAAAAATGCCGCAGCCATAACCCTTAACCATGTTTATATGCCGTTTGCTGCATAAGCAGTACTAAGATTAACCCTGAAAAATCGGTGCAAGTGACCGGCGAATCTGGTTGGAGGTGAATGTTTTGAAGTTAAGTGCAAGAAACCAGTTAAAAGGCAAAGTTGTCTCCGTTGAAAAAGGCGTCATCACCGCAAAAGTAAAAGTGGAAGTTCAAGTTCCTATAACCGTAACTGCGGTTATCACAAAAGAATCCATTGAAGAATTAGATGTTAAAGAAGGAGACGAAGTTGTGGCAATCGTGAAATCCACAGAAATCATGATTGCCAAATAATCTTTTTTATTCTACAACATAACGGTAAGTTACGTGCTCGCCTGCAGTTGAGCTTTTACGAGTAATTTTCAGAACGTCACCTGGTTGAGCGCCGATCGCTTTTACTGCTGGGTCAGCAGATCTGATTTGGGGCATCTGATATGGGTGAACCTTGTATTGGTCAAGCAGGGCGTGTTTTTCTTTTTCGCTCAGTATTTCGTGGAAAGGCACAAGGGCGTGCTCGAAAATGTTGAATACTGGGAAGGATTTGGGCAGAAGTTCCACGTTTTTCTTTTTGGCACCCAGCTTTACTGCGTGAGTGTAGCGTCCTTCGGTGACTACGATGGCGCGGTCTAGTTCTTTTTCTTTCATGAGTTTGTATAGAGTGTTCATGGCGGCTATGCCAACGGTTGCTTCGCCAAGGATGCACCAGACAATAGCTCTTTCTTTTTCTTTTGGCATATCAATAATGTAGGCGTATGCGCCTTCATGCTGCTCTTTTTCTACGAGCTTGTACTTTCTTAGTTTAATTAGGACTTCAGCTTTACGCTCTTCAATTGTTTCCATTTTAGTGCTCAAACCACAAACCTCAAGATGAAATACGCGGAACCTAAAACAAACATTTACAAATTAAACTTTATGGTATTGGACAGCCAGACTTTAACTTATACTTCCTATCTCCCTTCTTTTTTGTAAATTCATCAGTATTTAGGAGGTTTTTTCTTGAGTGAGTTTTCTGCGGATGTTGAAGTTAAGGAGGGCTATTGTTGAGCGAAAAGAAAGGTGAGACTGTTTTGGAGCAGTTTGGTTTCAAGCGTTTCTATTATCGTGAGCGTTCGCCTTCTCAGGGACGGCGGGCTTTGTGTGCGGTGCTTCCTGTTATTGTTGACTCTAACTTGCCTGAATGCTGTGAGTTTGCCCAGGACAAGGTTTCTGAGCGTTCGGAAGGCCGTTTTTGCTGTGTTGATGGTAAGTATTGTTCGCCGGCGTTTTTCAGGAATCCCACAGTTTTCGGTGATTGTGAGGTTCGCTTGGCAGAGTTAGCTAAGGAGAAAACTTAAGGAGCGATTGATTCTGCAAAAAAAACGTGATGAAAGTACAAAAAAGGCGCATTCACAGTCTAGTGTAAAATTTGACACCAAGCAAGATAGTGCTAAAGGCAGAGTGCAGTTTGATACTAATACTGTGAGAACATGGGTTTTGCCATTGCTGCTGCGCCTTGATGTTGGAGATTATCCTGCAAAGGCTGGAAGAATCATAGGTTTAAGCCGTCAACATACTTGGTATTATATTCGTAAACTTGAACTATGTAATCTTATTCATCAGGAAAAACGCAGCAATGCAACTTTCTACATTGTAACTGATGAAGGTAAAAGACTTCTGACGTCATGTGAGGGTGTGATTTTTCCTGCGAGATTGTATCGTTTTGATAAGTGCCAGGTTTCATATGAGATTTTGAGCGAGGGCAGGTATCCTGAAGGGAATTTTCGGCGAGTTGAGATGAACAATTGGACGGCGCTTTTAGGAACGGAATTGGGTGTTAAGGTTAAGCATACGTCAAAAAGCTGGATTATTCATGTGGAAGTTATTCGTGGTCGTAATCCGATTGAGGTCACTAATTTAGCTATGAATTTGGCTGACAGGGTTAAATCCGCTCTTTGCAGTAAATATGGTGTGGTTTTGAAGGAAGGTAAGGTTGTTGCAGGTGAGATTGCACATGAGGACCCGATTGCGACTTTATTTGGTCGTTATTTTACTGTTAGGACGGACAAGCGTAAGATAGACCATAGTTGGAGCATTGGTGAGCTGGAGCACACTCAGAAGGATGCTGTTATTGAATATTTGCAGATGCCTGAAAGAATTAAGAATTTGGAGGGTGAAGTTGTTGGCTTGCGCGGAGATGTTGGCCAGTTAGCTAATGCGCTTAGGTCCATTTTTGATTTAGATAAAAAAGACGATTTGGATTTGCCAAAAGCTGGGGGTGCATCGGGATATGTCTGCTAATTCTTCTTGTTGCTGGCTTGGCTTCGCTAGTTCTAGTCTAGGTATAGCGCAGCCGTGTTCTTGTTTTGGTGTAAAGGTTTGTTTAAATGTTTTTCAGAGTGTTTTTCAGCGAAAAAATGCATGGTCTTTTTCCATGCTTTTAGATGTGGCTTTTCTGGGTGTGTTTGGGTATGTCCAGCGAGCGTTAAAGTTTTGGTGTGTTGATGGAGTGAAATGTCTTGGTTGAACAAAATAAACATGGTTTAGTTGGTAAGTCTGTTCAAACGGAAGAAAAAGCGCCTGTGAAGGCTAAGAAAAAGCGTAGCGCCAGCGATAAGTATGGCCTTCATAGGTATAATCAGGTTTTACTTAAACAGGCTTTGGCAGCTATACGCGAAATTAAGGGTGAGTTGCGTTGGATGCGGCATAAGCTTGACCGTTTGGGTGAGGCTGAGTATTCGCGGGAAGACGTGGAATATTTCTCTGCTGTCGACCAAGTGGACCGTGAGATTATTCAGAGGCTTTTAGAGGTTGGCGTCGATGGTGCTTTGCCCCGAGATGTCGCAGCGGAGGTCAACAAGCGTGGCGGCTATAGTCTGCGTTATTATGAGATTAGCCGTCGATTGGTGCGTCTTAACAAGAAACTTCATTTTGAAACAGGCAACGAACTCTTTGAAAAGCACGGTCACAGGTGGGCGTTGACCAAGTTTGCGTTTGAGGTTTATGGTACCTTAGACGAGAACTTGGCGATTGTCGAAACTTTATTGGATAAAGAGGAGCGGCTTTAGAGCTTTGGCATTGACTGAGCGTGAAAAGGCAATTTTACGCTTGAACGCTGGTGGAATGTCAGATTACAGAATTGCTCGCAAGCTAAAGATGGAAACGCCCAATGTTACCCGTTCTAGAAAGAATGCTTTAAAGAAACTTGAATATGCAAAGACTGATTTAGAGTTTATTGAAAAACTAAAATTAGGTAGAAATTTCCGTTGAATGGACAGACAGAACTACTTTTGTAAACGTGAAGTCTTTTATAGACTTAATAAGGAAGACGCTTAGTAATTTATAAAAACTTTTGAGGGGA carries:
- a CDS encoding thiolase domain-containing protein, translating into MNGKPLVSIIGAGMSKFGKREGVLNREIFTEAASEAFSRCPKLDPKNDIKAMFIGHMGENYEHQGHTGATIADWIGLRGIAATRVEAACGSSGAALRTGIYAVLSGLTDVVIVGGVEKMTHRTTAEVTEYLAMAADYPFEQFHGITFPGLFAMMATAHMNAYGTTEAQFGKVAVKNHHNGSLNPKAHMQKEVPLETVLGSKYVAWPLKLYDCSLITDGASCIILTKPELAKKYADQPVHIVGSGQATDAIGLYERDSLTSLKSTKLASQEAYKMAGITPQQVNLAEVHDCFTIAELIAYEDLGFCKPGEAGKFVDRGATALDGCIPVNTSGGLKSKGHPVGATGTAQAYEMYLQLTGQADKRQVKDAQVGLTHNIGGSGATASVHIYRRDQ
- a CDS encoding zinc-binding dehydrogenase, translating into MKAAVYHGPYKIRIEDVAEPKIKANNVLVNFEAGNICGTDLHFYRGDWKWMKKGRIIGHDAFGTRQDTGERVVMIPIVNCGHCHFCLRGQPTYCVKGKFYGLTRDGFFAESKAMPPRSLIPIPDGVSDDEAAIIEPVALALRVLDEFKPNLGDWVTVVGQGAVGLLMTQIARLKGCRVIAVDVEDYRLALSEKFGADATINAKTTDVIKAVRKLTQYGSDFVIEAAGTLQTVEQTPFLAKKTGRVALVGESKGFLNLEDADEVMFSTFYISPVQYPKAVELIAQKLVDVKSLVTHRFKLGEFEKALETANDMTQKPLKVIVTKD
- a CDS encoding TOBE domain-containing protein, with the translated sequence MKLSARNQLKGKVVSVEKGVITAKVKVEVQVPITVTAVITKESIEELDVKEGDEVVAIVKSTEIMIAK
- a CDS encoding DNA-directed RNA polymerase subunit H, which translates into the protein MPKSFPVFNIFEHALVPFHEILSEKEKHALLDQYKVHPYQMPQIRSADPAVKAIGAQPGDVLKITRKSSTAGEHVTYRYVVE
- a CDS encoding LuxR C-terminal-related transcriptional regulator, encoding MTEREKAILRLNAGGMSDYRIARKLKMETPNVTRSRKNALKKLEYAKTDLEFIEKLKLGRNFR